A genomic segment from Bradyrhizobium sp. ISRA430 encodes:
- the rplS gene encoding 50S ribosomal protein L19, which produces MNLIKQLEKEQFDKLSAGKDIPEFAPGDTVIVNVKVVEGDRTRVQAYEGVCIGRSGGGLNESFTVRKISYGEGVERVFPLLSPMIDSIKVVRRGKVRRAKLYYLRNLRGKSARIVEKQDRAAAVGE; this is translated from the coding sequence ATGAACCTGATCAAGCAGCTCGAAAAAGAGCAATTCGACAAGCTCTCCGCCGGCAAGGACATTCCGGAATTCGCCCCCGGCGACACCGTGATCGTCAATGTGAAGGTCGTCGAAGGCGACCGCACCCGCGTGCAGGCCTACGAGGGCGTCTGCATCGGCCGTTCCGGCGGTGGCCTCAACGAGAGCTTCACCGTACGCAAGATCTCCTATGGCGAGGGCGTTGAGCGCGTGTTCCCGCTGCTCTCCCCGATGATCGACTCAATCAAGGTCGTGCGTCGCGGCAAAGTGCGTCGCGCCAAGCTCTATTATCTCCGCAATCTCCGCGGCAAGTCGGCGCGTATCGTCGAGAAGCAGGACCGCGCGGCTGCCGTCGGCGAGTAA